A region of Streptomyces halobius DNA encodes the following proteins:
- a CDS encoding MarP family serine protease yields MNVLDILLLVAAVWFAIVGYRQGFVVGILSVIGFLGGGLIAVYLLPLIWNEITDGASPGTFAAIAAVAIVIVCASVGQALTTHLGNKLRRHITWSPARALDATGGAVVNVLAMLLVAWLIGSALAGTSLPTLGKEVRNSKVLLGVSRVLPPEANTWFADFSSVLAQNGFPQVFSPFANEPITSVPAPDPALADSPVAVRAKRSIVKVVGTAPSCGKVLEGTGFVFGRHRVMTNAHVVGGVDEPTVQVGGEGRTYDAKVVLYDWQRDIAVLDVPSLNAPTLRFADKDANTGKSAIVAGFPENGGYDVRAARIRGRIQANGPDIYHRGTVGRDVYSLYATVRQGNSGGPLLTPQGEVYGVVFAKSLDDSRTGYALTVDEVRGDIAKGRTAQRQVDSQGCAI; encoded by the coding sequence GTGAACGTCCTGGACATTCTGCTGCTGGTCGCGGCCGTGTGGTTCGCGATCGTCGGCTATCGGCAAGGTTTCGTCGTCGGCATCCTGTCCGTGATCGGCTTCCTCGGGGGCGGCCTGATCGCGGTCTATCTGCTGCCGCTGATCTGGAACGAGATCACCGACGGCGCGTCGCCCGGTACCTTCGCGGCCATCGCCGCGGTCGCCATCGTGATCGTGTGCGCATCCGTGGGCCAGGCGCTCACCACCCATCTGGGCAACAAACTGCGCCGCCACATCACCTGGTCACCGGCGCGGGCGCTGGACGCGACCGGCGGCGCGGTGGTCAACGTCCTGGCGATGCTGCTGGTCGCCTGGCTGATCGGCTCCGCCCTGGCCGGTACGTCCCTGCCGACGCTCGGCAAGGAGGTACGGAACTCCAAGGTGCTGCTGGGGGTGTCCCGCGTGCTGCCCCCCGAGGCCAACACCTGGTTCGCCGACTTCTCCTCCGTGCTCGCGCAGAACGGCTTCCCGCAGGTCTTCTCCCCGTTCGCCAACGAGCCGATCACCTCCGTGCCCGCGCCCGATCCCGCGCTGGCCGACAGCCCGGTGGCGGTGCGGGCCAAGCGCAGCATCGTCAAGGTCGTCGGCACCGCACCGAGTTGCGGGAAGGTTCTCGAAGGCACCGGCTTCGTCTTCGGGCGGCATCGCGTGATGACCAACGCGCATGTCGTCGGCGGCGTCGACGAACCGACCGTGCAGGTGGGCGGCGAGGGGCGGACGTACGACGCCAAGGTCGTGCTCTACGACTGGCAGCGCGATATCGCCGTCCTGGACGTGCCGTCGCTGAACGCCCCGACGTTGCGCTTCGCCGACAAGGACGCGAACACCGGCAAGAGCGCCATCGTGGCCGGCTTCCCGGAGAACGGCGGCTATGACGTCCGCGCCGCCCGTATCCGCGGCCGCATCCAGGCCAACGGCCCGGACATCTACCACCGCGGCACGGTCGGCCGCGATGTCTACTCCCTCTACGCCACGGTCCGGCAGGGCAATTCCGGCGGCCCGCTGCTCACTCCTCAGGGTGAGGTCTACGGCGTCGTCTTCGCGAAGTCGCTGGACGACTCGCGCACCGGTTACGCGCTGACCGTCGACGAGGTCCGGGGGGACATCGCCAAGGGGCGTACGGCCCAGCGGCAGGTCGACAGCCAGGGCTGCGCGATCTGA
- a CDS encoding NUDIX hydrolase, translated as MTRAREQYGETTDAPGRAGAGGPCGAAGGREVTVTADGLPEWLTPVARAADTIEPRQLSRFLPPESGGRQSAVLILFGHGPRGPELLLMERAGTLRSHAGQPSFPGGALDPEDGDPDGRGPVRAALREAQEETGLDPRGVQVFGVLPRLYIPVSGFVVTPVLGWWREPSPVGAVDQAETARVFTVPVADLTNPGHRVTTRHPSGHIGPAFLVENALVWGFTAGVIDRILHYAGWEIPWDRDKHVPLDWRS; from the coding sequence ATGACGAGAGCACGGGAGCAGTACGGGGAGACGACGGACGCCCCCGGCCGGGCGGGGGCCGGGGGCCCCTGCGGCGCTGCCGGCGGGCGGGAGGTCACCGTCACAGCCGACGGTCTGCCGGAATGGCTCACCCCGGTGGCCCGGGCTGCGGACACGATCGAGCCCCGCCAGCTCAGCCGCTTCCTGCCGCCCGAGAGCGGCGGCCGGCAGTCCGCGGTGCTGATCCTGTTCGGCCACGGCCCGCGCGGCCCCGAGCTGCTCCTGATGGAGCGCGCCGGCACCCTGCGCTCGCATGCCGGCCAGCCCTCCTTCCCCGGAGGCGCCCTCGACCCGGAGGACGGCGATCCCGACGGGCGCGGCCCGGTGCGGGCGGCGCTGCGCGAGGCCCAGGAGGAGACCGGCCTCGATCCGCGCGGTGTCCAGGTCTTCGGCGTGCTGCCGCGGCTCTACATCCCCGTCAGCGGCTTCGTCGTGACACCCGTCCTGGGCTGGTGGCGCGAGCCGAGCCCGGTCGGCGCGGTCGACCAGGCGGAGACCGCCCGGGTGTTCACGGTTCCCGTGGCGGATCTCACGAACCCCGGCCATCGCGTGACCACACGCCATCCCAGCGGCCACATCGGCCCGGCTTTCCTTGTCGAGAACGCCCTGGTCTGGGGTTTTACGGCCGGAGTCATCGACCGGATCCTGCATTACGCGGGCTGGGAGATTCCGTGGGACCGTGACAAGCACGTCCCGCTGGACTGGCGCTCGTGA
- the nth gene encoding endonuclease III has protein sequence MKQTHEKPAAAKKAVTKKAVTKAVTKKAVTKKAATAETGGKKTVAKKAAAKKAVAKKAVTAKGAATKNAAATKKTAATAKEAPAAKKATSQKTAAKKKAPAARKPESRAAMVRRARRINRELAELYPYAHPELDFTNPFELLVATVLSAQTTDLRVNQTTPRLFAVCPTPEDMAAMDPERLEELIRPTGFFRAKTRSLLGLSAALRDRFGGEVPGRMEDLVTLPGVGRKTANVVLGNAFGVPGITVDTHFGRLARRFGWTTQEDADKIEAEVAALFPKSEWTMLSHRLIFHGRRVCHSRKPACGACAIAPLCPAYGEGETDPEKAKKLLKYELGGQPGQRLKPPAGYPGQPAPPMAAP, from the coding sequence GTGAAGCAGACCCACGAGAAGCCGGCGGCGGCCAAGAAGGCCGTCACGAAGAAGGCAGTCACGAAAGCCGTCACGAAGAAAGCCGTCACGAAAAAGGCCGCGACGGCGGAGACCGGCGGGAAGAAGACCGTCGCGAAAAAGGCAGCCGCGAAGAAAGCCGTCGCCAAGAAGGCCGTGACGGCCAAGGGCGCCGCGACGAAGAACGCGGCAGCGACGAAGAAGACCGCCGCGACCGCCAAGGAGGCCCCCGCCGCCAAGAAGGCCACCTCCCAGAAGACCGCCGCCAAGAAAAAGGCCCCCGCCGCCCGTAAGCCCGAATCGCGGGCCGCCATGGTGCGGCGGGCCCGGCGGATCAACCGCGAGCTCGCCGAGCTGTATCCGTACGCCCACCCGGAGCTGGACTTCACCAACCCCTTCGAGCTCCTGGTCGCGACGGTGCTGTCCGCGCAGACCACCGACCTGAGGGTCAACCAGACCACTCCCCGGCTCTTCGCGGTCTGCCCGACTCCCGAGGACATGGCCGCGATGGATCCGGAGCGGCTGGAGGAGCTGATCCGGCCGACCGGCTTCTTCCGCGCCAAGACGAGATCGCTGCTCGGGCTGTCGGCCGCGCTGCGCGACCGCTTCGGCGGTGAGGTGCCGGGCCGTATGGAGGATCTGGTCACGCTGCCCGGGGTCGGCCGCAAGACCGCCAATGTGGTGCTGGGCAACGCCTTCGGCGTACCGGGCATCACGGTGGACACACACTTCGGCCGCCTGGCGCGCCGTTTCGGCTGGACCACCCAGGAGGACGCGGACAAGATCGAGGCCGAGGTCGCCGCGCTCTTCCCGAAGAGCGAGTGGACGATGCTCTCGCACCGCCTGATCTTCCACGGCCGCCGCGTCTGCCACTCCCGTAAGCCCGCCTGCGGTGCCTGCGCCATCGCCCCGCTGTGCCCCGCGTACGGCGAGGGTGAGACGGACCCGGAGAAGGCGAAGAAGCTGCTCAAGTACGAGCTGGGCGGCCAGCCGGGGCAGCGGCTCAAGCCGCCGGCCGGCTATCCGGGGCAGCCCGCGCCCCCGATGGCGGCACCATGA
- a CDS encoding Crp/Fnr family transcriptional regulator, with amino-acid sequence MDDVLRRAPLFAALDDEQAAELRASMGEVTLARGDALFHEGDPGDRLYVVTEGKVKLHRTSPDGRENMLAVLGPGELIGELSLFDPGPRTATASALTEVKLLGLGHGDLQPWLNARPEVATALLRAVARRLRKTNDQMSDLVFSDVPGRVARALLDLSRRFGVQSEEGIHVVHDLTQEELAQLVGASRETVNKALADFAGRGWLRLEARAVILLDVERLAKRSR; translated from the coding sequence GTGGACGACGTTCTGCGGCGCGCACCGCTCTTCGCGGCGCTCGATGACGAGCAGGCGGCCGAGCTGCGCGCCTCGATGGGAGAGGTCACGCTCGCCCGCGGCGACGCCCTGTTCCACGAAGGGGACCCCGGCGACCGCCTCTACGTGGTCACCGAGGGCAAGGTGAAGCTGCACCGCACTTCCCCGGACGGCCGGGAGAACATGCTCGCCGTCCTCGGTCCCGGAGAGCTGATCGGTGAGCTCTCGCTCTTCGACCCGGGCCCGCGCACGGCTACCGCATCCGCCCTCACCGAGGTCAAGCTCCTCGGCCTGGGCCACGGTGACCTCCAGCCCTGGCTGAACGCCCGCCCCGAAGTGGCCACCGCCCTGCTGCGCGCGGTCGCCCGCCGCCTGCGCAAGACCAATGACCAGATGTCCGACCTGGTCTTCTCGGACGTTCCGGGCCGTGTGGCCCGCGCCCTGCTGGACCTGTCGCGCCGCTTCGGCGTGCAGTCCGAGGAGGGCATCCACGTCGTGCACGACCTGACACAGGAGGAGCTGGCCCAGCTCGTCGGCGCCTCCCGCGAGACGGTCAACAAGGCACTCGCCGACTTCGCGGGCCGCGGCTGGCTGCGCCTGGAGGCGCGCGCCGTGATCCTCCTGGACGTCGAACGCCTGGCCAAGCGCTCGCGCTGA
- a CDS encoding MBL fold metallo-hydrolase, with translation MTEAAALPGQPRGGVISGPATARAHCVLAPNPSPMTLDGTNTWIVAEPDSDLAVVIDPGPLDDAHLRAVVDTAERAGKRVALTLLTHGHPDHAEGAARFTELTRTPVRALDPALRLGGEGLEAGDVITTGGLELRVVPTPGHTSDSLCFHLPADRAVLTGDTILGRGTTVVAHPDGRLGDYLDSLRRLRSLTVDDGVSTVLPGHGPVLNDAQGAVEFYLAHRAHRLAQVETAVEAGHRTPAEVVASVYADVDRSLWPAAELSVRAQLDYLGEHGLI, from the coding sequence ATGACCGAAGCAGCCGCCCTTCCCGGCCAGCCCCGTGGCGGGGTGATCTCGGGACCGGCCACCGCGCGCGCCCACTGCGTACTGGCCCCTAACCCGTCGCCCATGACCCTGGACGGCACCAACACCTGGATCGTCGCCGAGCCGGACTCCGACCTCGCCGTCGTCATCGACCCGGGGCCGCTCGACGACGCCCACCTCAGGGCTGTCGTCGACACCGCGGAACGGGCCGGCAAACGGGTCGCGCTCACCCTGCTGACCCATGGTCATCCGGACCACGCCGAGGGCGCCGCCCGCTTCACCGAGCTGACCCGTACGCCCGTACGAGCCCTGGACCCGGCGCTGCGTCTCGGCGGTGAAGGGCTGGAAGCGGGCGATGTCATCACCACCGGGGGACTGGAGCTGCGCGTGGTGCCCACACCGGGCCACACCTCCGACTCCCTCTGCTTCCATCTCCCGGCCGACCGCGCGGTCCTCACGGGCGACACGATCCTGGGGCGCGGCACCACGGTGGTGGCGCACCCGGACGGCCGGCTGGGCGACTACCTCGACTCGCTGCGCCGGCTGCGCTCCCTGACGGTCGACGATGGCGTCTCGACCGTCCTCCCGGGCCACGGGCCGGTGCTCAACGACGCCCAGGGCGCGGTGGAGTTCTACCTGGCGCACCGTGCCCACCGTCTCGCCCAGGTGGAGACCGCCGTCGAGGCCGGTCATCGCACCCCCGCCGAGGTCGTGGCCAGCGTTTACGCCGACGTCGACCGCTCCTTGTGGCCGGCGGCGGAGCTGTCGGTCCGGGCGCAGCTGGACTACCTCGGGGAGCATGGGTTGATCTGA
- a CDS encoding NUDIX hydrolase, which translates to MSSTTNGQWYPPEWPDRIRALASGELTPATPRRAATVLLLRDAPPGASGGIAVHMLRRRASMAFAGGAYAYPGGSVDPRDEAPVAWAGPSRTEWALRMGVDPAAAQAIVCAAVRETYEESGVLLAGASAGTVVADTTGADWEADRAALIGHELSFAEFLGRRGLVLRSDLLGAWARWITPEFEPRRYDTWFFVAALPEGQRTLPQGPQAGSGPGETRIASTEADRALWIRPADAADGYDRGELLMMPPTIAMLRALQPYDTVAEALAAAPAQDLTPVLARAKIVNDRIVLSWPGHEEFTKDIAPDDGGPGDGAPDGPSGTPSPSGGAPA; encoded by the coding sequence ATGTCGTCCACGACCAATGGCCAGTGGTATCCGCCGGAATGGCCGGACCGCATCCGGGCGCTCGCGAGCGGTGAGCTGACTCCGGCCACGCCCCGGCGGGCCGCGACCGTCCTGCTGCTGCGGGACGCGCCCCCTGGCGCGTCCGGTGGCATCGCGGTTCACATGCTGCGCCGACGCGCCTCCATGGCCTTCGCCGGGGGCGCGTACGCCTATCCGGGCGGTTCCGTCGACCCGCGTGACGAGGCCCCGGTGGCCTGGGCCGGGCCCTCGCGCACCGAGTGGGCCCTGCGGATGGGCGTCGACCCGGCCGCCGCCCAGGCCATCGTCTGCGCGGCGGTGCGGGAGACGTACGAGGAGTCCGGCGTGCTGCTCGCGGGCGCGTCGGCCGGGACCGTCGTGGCGGACACCACGGGCGCGGACTGGGAGGCGGACCGCGCCGCGCTGATCGGCCATGAGCTGTCCTTCGCCGAGTTCCTGGGACGGCGCGGCCTGGTGCTGCGCTCCGATCTGCTCGGTGCGTGGGCGCGCTGGATCACGCCGGAGTTCGAGCCGCGGCGCTACGACACGTGGTTCTTCGTCGCCGCGTTGCCCGAGGGGCAGCGCACACTCCCCCAAGGGCCGCAGGCCGGCTCCGGTCCGGGGGAGACCCGCATCGCCTCGACGGAGGCGGACCGGGCGCTGTGGATCAGGCCGGCGGACGCCGCCGACGGGTATGACCGTGGTGAGCTGCTGATGATGCCGCCGACCATCGCGATGCTGCGCGCGCTCCAGCCGTACGACACCGTGGCCGAAGCGCTGGCCGCGGCACCGGCCCAGGACCTGACGCCGGTGCTGGCCCGCGCGAAGATCGTGAACGACAGGATCGTGCTGAGCTGGCCCGGCCACGAGGAATTCACCAAGGACATCGCTCCGGACGACGGCGGCCCAGGGGACGGCGCCCCCGACGGTCCCTCAGGCACCCCCAGCCCCTCCGGAGGAGCCCCCGCATGA
- a CDS encoding RidA family protein, with protein MSAVEATIAELGLKLPQVVPPLAAYQPAVRSGAYVFTSGQLPMVDGALPATGKVGAEVSPEQAKELAATCALNALAAVKSVIGDLDKIQRVVKVVGFVASAPDFTGQPGVINGASELLGEILGDKGVHARSAVGVAVLPIDAPVEVEIQVETAE; from the coding sequence GTGAGTGCCGTCGAGGCCACGATCGCGGAGCTGGGGCTGAAGCTGCCGCAGGTCGTGCCGCCGCTGGCCGCGTACCAGCCGGCGGTGCGCTCCGGGGCGTACGTCTTCACCTCCGGCCAGCTGCCGATGGTGGACGGCGCGCTGCCGGCCACCGGCAAGGTCGGCGCCGAGGTCTCACCGGAGCAGGCCAAGGAACTCGCCGCGACCTGCGCGCTCAACGCGCTGGCCGCGGTGAAGTCGGTGATCGGCGATCTGGACAAGATCCAGCGGGTCGTGAAGGTCGTCGGCTTCGTGGCCTCCGCGCCGGACTTCACCGGCCAGCCGGGCGTCATCAACGGCGCCAGTGAGCTGCTGGGCGAGATCCTCGGCGACAAGGGCGTACACGCCCGGTCCGCGGTGGGTGTGGCGGTGCTGCCGATCGACGCGCCGGTCGAGGTCGAGATCCAGGTCGAGACCGCGGAATAG
- a CDS encoding DUF4177 domain-containing protein, whose product MTKWEYATVPLLVHATKQILDTWGEDGWELVQVVPGPNNPEQLVAYLKREKA is encoded by the coding sequence ATGACCAAGTGGGAATACGCGACCGTGCCGCTGCTCGTGCACGCGACGAAGCAGATTCTGGACACCTGGGGCGAGGACGGCTGGGAGCTGGTCCAGGTCGTACCGGGCCCGAACAACCCCGAGCAACTGGTGGCCTACCTGAAGCGGGAGAAGGCGTGA